In Yersinia enterocolitica subsp. enterocolitica, one DNA window encodes the following:
- a CDS encoding lysine exporter LysO family protein: MYSGLLIILLPLIIGYLIPLSRKTLIQLINRLLSWMVYVILFFMGISLAFLENLSANLLLIFQYTGVFFLCIFCANLLALFLLERKTPWKNTHRQEALPSRLHMALESLKLCGVVIVGFLLGLSQWEWLQFAAKGSELALIFLLFLVGIQLRNSGMTLRQIVLNRRGTIVAFVVAISALAGGMLAAVLMGLPIKTGLAMASGFGWYSLSGILLTDSFGPVIGSAAFFNDLARELVAIMLIPTLVRSSRSTALGLCGATSMDFTLPVLQRSGGLEMVPAAIVHGFLLSLLAPILIAFFSS; encoded by the coding sequence GTGTATTCAGGATTGCTGATCATTCTTTTGCCGTTAATTATTGGTTATCTCATCCCACTTAGCCGCAAAACATTAATTCAATTGATCAACCGCTTATTGAGCTGGATGGTCTACGTTATTTTATTCTTTATGGGTATCAGCCTGGCATTTCTCGAAAATCTCAGTGCGAACCTGCTGCTTATTTTCCAATACACCGGTGTCTTTTTCCTGTGTATTTTTTGTGCCAATTTACTGGCGTTATTTTTGCTCGAACGCAAAACGCCGTGGAAAAATACCCATCGTCAGGAAGCATTACCGTCTCGTCTACATATGGCGTTGGAATCATTAAAGTTATGTGGCGTAGTCATTGTCGGTTTCTTACTGGGATTGAGCCAATGGGAGTGGTTGCAGTTTGCCGCTAAAGGTAGCGAGCTGGCACTGATTTTCCTACTTTTCTTAGTTGGGATTCAATTACGTAATAGCGGGATGACACTGCGCCAGATTGTATTGAATCGCCGTGGCACCATTGTGGCCTTTGTGGTGGCGATCAGCGCATTGGCTGGCGGAATGCTCGCCGCAGTATTGATGGGCTTACCGATTAAGACTGGGCTAGCGATGGCCTCTGGCTTTGGCTGGTATTCATTATCTGGCATTTTATTAACTGATTCATTCGGCCCTGTAATTGGGAGTGCGGCATTCTTCAATGACCTGGCGCGTGAATTAGTGGCCATTATGTTGATTCCAACACTGGTACGCAGCAGTCGTTCCACCGCGCTGGGCTTGTGTGGCGCGACCTCCATGGACTTCACGCTGCCGGTATTACAACGCAGTGGCGGGTTGGAAATGGTGCCAGCCGCTATCGTGCACGGCTTTTTACTGAGCTTGCTCGCGCCAATCTTGATTGCTTTCTTCTCTTCATAA
- the hcp gene encoding hydroxylamine reductase, with translation MFCVQCEQTIRTPVGNGCSYAQGMCGKTAETSDLQDLLVAVLQGLSAWALTARELGIVDHEIDSFAPRAFFSTLTNVNFDSDRIVGYAKEAILLRQSLAIRCRLIDSTITVDHPLAELQLDSDDIPTLQQQAQQFALNNDKAEVGDDIHGLRMLCLYGLKGAAAYMEHAYVLGQFDEQIYAQYHAYMAWLGTQPRDVDTLLNNAMGIGKMNFNVMAILDRGETQAYGDPQPTSVNVRPVAGKAILISGHDLKDLQMLLEQTQGTGINIYTHGEMLPAHGYPELKRYSHLVGNYGSGWQNQQIEFAKFPGPILMTSNCIIDPNVGNYGDRIWTRSIVGWPGVNHLEGEDFTPVIEQALGMAGFPYNELEHLITVGFGRQTLLNAADTVIDLVATKKLRHVFLVGGCDGSRTERSYFTDFARSVPQDCIIMTLACGKYRFNKLDFGTLEGLPRLLDVGQCNDAYSAIMLAVKLSEKLGCTVNDLPLSLVLSWFEQKAIVILLTLLSLGVKNIYTGPTAPGFLTDNLMAILYEKFGMRPITTVEQDMKAILGH, from the coding sequence ATGTTCTGTGTGCAATGTGAACAAACTATCCGGACGCCGGTGGGTAATGGCTGCTCTTACGCGCAGGGAATGTGCGGGAAAACCGCTGAAACCTCTGATTTACAAGATTTATTAGTCGCCGTATTACAAGGGCTGTCCGCTTGGGCATTAACCGCCCGCGAGCTAGGCATTGTTGACCATGAGATTGACAGCTTTGCACCCAGAGCCTTTTTCTCCACACTGACCAACGTTAACTTTGACTCAGATCGCATCGTCGGTTATGCCAAAGAAGCTATTTTGTTACGCCAATCATTGGCTATTCGTTGCCGCCTGATTGACAGCACGATTACAGTCGATCACCCGCTGGCCGAGCTACAACTGGACTCCGACGACATCCCTACCCTGCAACAACAAGCCCAGCAATTTGCACTCAATAACGATAAAGCTGAGGTCGGTGATGATATTCATGGTCTGCGAATGTTGTGCCTGTATGGCCTGAAAGGGGCCGCTGCTTATATGGAACATGCCTATGTACTGGGTCAGTTCGATGAGCAAATTTATGCACAATATCATGCCTATATGGCTTGGTTGGGCACTCAACCGCGTGATGTTGATACCTTACTGAATAACGCCATGGGCATTGGCAAAATGAACTTCAATGTCATGGCTATTTTGGACCGCGGCGAAACACAAGCTTACGGCGACCCACAGCCAACATCAGTGAATGTGCGCCCTGTAGCCGGTAAAGCCATTTTGATTTCAGGTCATGATCTCAAAGACTTACAAATGCTGTTGGAGCAAACTCAGGGAACCGGAATCAATATTTATACTCACGGCGAAATGTTGCCCGCCCACGGCTACCCTGAGTTAAAACGCTATTCACATTTGGTCGGTAACTATGGCAGTGGCTGGCAGAATCAGCAGATAGAATTTGCTAAATTCCCCGGCCCTATTTTGATGACATCCAACTGTATTATTGACCCAAATGTAGGAAATTACGGCGACCGTATTTGGACGCGCAGTATTGTTGGCTGGCCGGGTGTCAATCATCTGGAAGGTGAAGATTTTACACCGGTTATTGAACAAGCACTGGGGATGGCAGGGTTCCCGTACAATGAGTTGGAACACTTAATCACTGTCGGTTTTGGTCGTCAAACCTTGCTGAATGCTGCGGATACCGTGATTGATCTGGTTGCCACTAAAAAATTACGTCATGTCTTTTTGGTCGGTGGATGTGATGGCAGCCGCACAGAACGTAGCTATTTCACCGATTTTGCCCGCAGTGTGCCGCAAGATTGCATCATTATGACCTTGGCTTGCGGTAAATATCGCTTCAACAAACTCGATTTCGGCACCCTGGAAGGGTTACCGCGTCTGCTGGACGTGGGTCAATGCAATGATGCGTATTCTGCGATTATGCTGGCGGTTAAGTTGTCAGAAAAACTCGGTTGCACCGTCAATGACTTACCACTCAGCCTGGTGTTGTCATGGTTCGAACAAAAAGCCATTGTTATTCTGCTGACCTTGCTGTCATTAGGTGTGAAAAATATCTATACCGGCCCGACCGCTCCGGGGTTCCTGACGGACAATCTGATGGCAATTCTGTATGAGAAATTTGGTATGCGACCAATTACGACCGTAGAACAAGATATGAAGGCGATTTTAGGTCATTAA
- the hcr gene encoding NADH oxidoreductase, whose product MTDFIPTDCPTAITPNRMQVHSIVQETPDVWSLKLINHDFYPYLPGQYALVSIRNSDETLRAYTLSSTPGLSPFIQLTVRCLADGEGSQWLTQQVKEGDYLWLSDAQGEFSCAHFDDDHYLMCAAGCGVTPVMSMCRYLLAQRPKADIRVIFNVRTPADVIFADAWQALLQQYPQQLQLTLMAESDATDGFIAGRINAQVMQQVAPDITHRRVMTCGPAPYMDWVEQYCREQAVPNDHFQKEQFRTSDEVINSSNELTMTISHPLRSVKVPVGTSLLFALEQHKVPVMAACRAGVCGSCKTRILHGDYTTSSTMTLTPEEIAQGYVLACSCQLQGDVQLA is encoded by the coding sequence ATGACTGATTTTATCCCCACTGATTGCCCTACTGCTATCACCCCCAACCGTATGCAAGTTCACTCCATCGTGCAAGAAACCCCCGACGTCTGGAGCTTGAAGCTAATTAATCATGATTTTTACCCTTATTTGCCGGGGCAATATGCTTTGGTGAGTATTCGTAACAGTGATGAAACTCTACGTGCTTATACCCTCTCTTCCACACCCGGTTTAAGCCCATTTATCCAGCTTACCGTGCGTTGTTTAGCTGATGGTGAAGGCTCACAATGGCTAACTCAACAGGTCAAAGAAGGTGATTATCTGTGGCTGTCCGATGCTCAGGGGGAGTTTAGCTGTGCTCATTTTGATGATGACCACTATTTAATGTGTGCCGCCGGTTGCGGTGTTACACCGGTGATGTCGATGTGCCGTTATTTACTCGCGCAACGGCCTAAAGCCGATATCCGGGTCATTTTTAATGTCCGCACTCCGGCAGATGTCATTTTTGCCGATGCCTGGCAAGCACTATTGCAGCAGTATCCCCAGCAGTTGCAGCTCACGTTGATGGCCGAGTCCGATGCAACGGATGGATTTATAGCCGGGCGAATTAATGCTCAAGTGATGCAACAGGTCGCACCGGATATCACTCACCGCCGCGTCATGACTTGCGGGCCTGCACCTTATATGGATTGGGTTGAGCAATATTGTCGTGAGCAAGCTGTCCCGAATGACCATTTCCAGAAAGAACAATTTCGAACATCCGATGAAGTTATTAACAGTAGCAATGAACTGACGATGACCATCAGTCACCCGCTACGCAGTGTGAAAGTCCCGGTTGGCACCTCGCTGTTATTTGCTTTGGAGCAACACAAAGTACCGGTGATGGCCGCTTGTCGCGCGGGTGTTTGTGGCTCTTGTAAAACCCGCATTCTGCACGGCGACTACACCACCAGCAGCACCATGACACTGACACCAGAAGAAATCGCTCAGGGTTATGTTCTGGCATGCAGTTGCCAGTTGCAGGGGGATGTTCAACTGGCTTGA
- the poxB gene encoding ubiquinone-dependent pyruvate dehydrogenase produces the protein MKQTVATLVAKTLEQAGVKRIWGVTGDSLNGLSDSLHRMGTIEWLGTRHEEVAAFAAGAEAQLTGQLAVCAGSCGPGNLHLINGLFDCHRNHVPVLAIAAHIPSSEIGSGYFQETHPQELFRECSHYCELVSNPEQLPRVLEIAMRKAILNRGVSVIVLPGDVALQPAPEDASVVWQTPKLPLVQPLMSELNILAETLNQAKNITLMCGSGCADAHDEVVKLAEMLQAPVVHALRGKEHIEWGNPYSVGMTGLIGFASGYHAMMNADMLVLLGTQFPYRAFYPTHANIIQIDINPGSIGAHCPVNMALVGDIKTTLSALLPQLEAKSDNTFLTKALEHYRTTRKDLDGLATANDNQPIHPQYLAQQISRHATDDAVFTCDVGTPTVWAARYLEMNGKRRLLGSFNHGSMANAMPQAIGAQATDPNRQVVALCGDGGFTMLMGDFLTLAQLKLPVKIVVFNNSVLGFVAMEMKAGGYLTDGTDLHNPDFAAIANAAGIKGIRVEKASELDAALESAFAHPGPVLVDVVTAKQELSMPPQIKFEQAKGFSLYMLRAIINGRGDEVVELAKTNWLR, from the coding sequence ATGAAGCAAACCGTGGCAACACTGGTCGCAAAAACGTTGGAGCAAGCTGGCGTTAAGCGAATCTGGGGCGTAACCGGGGACTCACTCAATGGTTTGAGTGATAGCCTGCACCGCATGGGAACTATCGAGTGGTTGGGAACACGCCACGAAGAAGTTGCCGCTTTCGCTGCTGGCGCGGAGGCACAACTCACCGGACAACTCGCTGTCTGCGCGGGTTCTTGTGGCCCGGGTAACCTACATCTGATTAATGGCTTATTTGATTGCCATCGCAATCATGTTCCGGTGCTGGCAATCGCCGCTCATATCCCATCCAGTGAAATTGGCAGCGGATATTTTCAAGAAACGCACCCGCAAGAACTGTTCCGCGAATGCAGCCACTATTGTGAATTAGTGTCAAATCCGGAGCAATTGCCTCGCGTGCTAGAAATTGCCATGCGCAAAGCCATTCTTAATCGTGGTGTTTCAGTAATTGTGCTGCCGGGTGATGTCGCACTACAACCGGCTCCGGAAGATGCCAGCGTGGTGTGGCAAACACCTAAACTGCCTTTAGTTCAGCCACTGATGAGTGAGTTGAATATATTGGCCGAGACATTAAACCAAGCCAAAAACATCACACTAATGTGCGGCAGTGGCTGCGCGGATGCCCATGATGAAGTGGTGAAACTGGCTGAAATGCTGCAAGCCCCCGTAGTACATGCGCTGCGTGGTAAAGAACATATTGAGTGGGGCAATCCCTACAGTGTAGGCATGACCGGGCTGATTGGTTTTGCCTCCGGCTATCATGCCATGATGAATGCCGATATGTTGGTATTACTGGGGACACAGTTCCCCTACCGCGCGTTTTATCCCACCCATGCAAATATCATTCAGATTGATATCAATCCCGGCAGCATCGGCGCTCACTGCCCGGTCAATATGGCGCTGGTCGGTGATATTAAAACCACGTTGAGTGCGCTGTTACCCCAGCTAGAAGCCAAAAGTGATAATACATTTTTGACCAAGGCTCTAGAGCACTATCGCACCACGCGCAAAGATCTGGATGGGCTGGCAACCGCCAATGATAACCAACCCATTCACCCGCAATATCTGGCGCAACAAATCAGCCGCCATGCCACAGATGATGCCGTGTTCACTTGTGATGTTGGCACACCGACTGTGTGGGCTGCCCGTTATCTGGAAATGAACGGAAAGCGCCGTTTACTGGGTTCGTTTAACCACGGTTCTATGGCTAATGCCATGCCACAAGCCATTGGCGCACAAGCCACCGATCCGAACCGACAAGTTGTGGCCTTATGTGGTGATGGCGGTTTCACTATGCTGATGGGGGATTTTCTCACCTTAGCACAGCTAAAATTACCGGTGAAAATTGTGGTATTTAATAACAGTGTGCTGGGCTTTGTCGCTATGGAGATGAAAGCCGGTGGCTATCTAACCGATGGCACAGACTTGCATAACCCTGATTTTGCCGCTATCGCTAACGCGGCGGGCATTAAAGGTATTCGGGTAGAAAAAGCCTCTGAGTTAGATGCGGCACTGGAAAGCGCTTTTGCCCATCCGGGGCCAGTCTTGGTGGATGTGGTCACCGCCAAACAAGAACTGTCGATGCCGCCACAAATCAAGTTTGAGCAAGCCAAAGGATTCAGCCTGTACATGCTTAGAGCTATCATTAATGGCCGTGGTGATGAAGTGGTCGAACTGGCCAAAACCAACTGGTTACGCTGA
- a CDS encoding class I SAM-dependent methyltransferase: protein MAKSTMSDFSPSAELICILRAKSYSEKREGYKTDDYISLLISHSLTSFFAMTQKSFLMPGNILSPQIPAGSYEFLISRIKYIDEFFQLRASEFANIFILGSGFDSRAIRFQNQLQQSRVFELDHSVSQKNKIAKLQELIIPIPENLRYIPIDFNQQDLTTILQEIPRKKGEKNLFILEGLIMYLPPSTVNRIFSAIDTCAPDSSEIIFDYVYSDVLAGENTSYGSVEVLEGLKNIGEHWIFGIEKGHLPEFLNKYHLKLYCDADASTLETRFFTNKQGTVLGKLNKALAIAHGIK, encoded by the coding sequence ATGGCAAAAAGCACCATGTCAGACTTCTCACCTTCGGCGGAGTTAATCTGCATACTCAGAGCAAAATCTTACAGTGAGAAAAGAGAAGGATACAAAACAGATGATTATATCTCGCTATTAATTTCGCACTCTCTAACCTCTTTCTTTGCCATGACACAAAAATCTTTTTTGATGCCCGGTAATATTCTCTCTCCGCAGATCCCCGCAGGTAGCTATGAGTTTTTAATTAGCCGGATAAAATACATCGACGAGTTCTTCCAATTACGTGCCAGCGAGTTTGCCAACATTTTCATTCTGGGTTCAGGTTTTGACTCCAGAGCGATTCGATTCCAGAATCAACTACAGCAAAGTCGAGTTTTCGAACTCGACCACTCGGTATCTCAAAAAAATAAAATAGCTAAACTACAAGAGCTTATAATCCCGATTCCAGAAAATTTACGCTATATTCCGATTGATTTTAATCAGCAGGATTTAACCACTATCTTACAAGAGATTCCGCGAAAAAAAGGAGAGAAAAACCTATTTATATTGGAGGGGCTAATTATGTATCTTCCTCCCAGCACGGTGAACCGTATTTTTTCAGCCATCGACACCTGTGCCCCCGATAGCAGTGAAATCATTTTCGATTATGTTTATTCCGACGTCCTCGCCGGTGAAAACACCTCATATGGTTCGGTCGAAGTTTTAGAAGGATTAAAAAACATTGGTGAGCACTGGATTTTTGGCATCGAAAAAGGACATCTGCCGGAGTTTCTTAATAAGTATCATCTGAAATTGTATTGTGATGCTGATGCCAGCACTTTAGAAACGCGTTTCTTTACCAATAAACAAGGGACAGTCCTGGGCAAACTGAATAAAGCGCTAGCAATTGCTCATGGAATTAAATAA
- the ltaE gene encoding low-specificity L-threonine aldolase yields MLIDLRSDTVTQPDAAMRQAMANAEVGDDVYGDDPTVNALEAQAARLSGKEAALFLPTGTQANLVALLTHCQRGEEYIVGQKAHNYLYEAGGAAVLGSIQPQPIDANDDGTLPLDKVLAAIKPDDIHFAQTRLLSLENTHSGKVLPLSYLQQAWALTREQKLALHIDGARIFNAAVALNVPLSEITQYCDTLTICLSKGLGAPVGSLLCGSAEYIKRARRWRKMTGGGMRQAGILAAAGLYALEHNVARLKDDHDNALWLEQQLRALGVEIVAPGAQTNVLYIQQSSELAAKLGPWMRERGVLISAGPITRMITHININRTDLEKVVALWREFLSEQRS; encoded by the coding sequence ATGCTGATCGATTTACGCAGTGACACCGTTACGCAACCTGACGCCGCCATGCGCCAAGCCATGGCTAATGCCGAAGTCGGCGATGATGTGTATGGCGATGACCCGACGGTGAATGCTTTGGAAGCGCAAGCCGCCAGGTTATCAGGTAAAGAGGCCGCATTATTCCTGCCGACCGGCACACAAGCCAATTTGGTGGCGCTGTTGACTCACTGTCAGCGTGGTGAAGAGTATATTGTCGGCCAAAAAGCGCATAACTATCTGTATGAAGCCGGTGGAGCCGCAGTGCTTGGTAGTATTCAACCACAGCCTATTGATGCCAATGATGACGGTACTTTGCCACTGGATAAAGTTTTGGCCGCGATCAAGCCCGATGATATTCATTTTGCCCAAACCCGGCTGTTGAGTTTGGAAAATACCCACAGCGGAAAAGTATTGCCACTGAGCTACTTGCAGCAGGCATGGGCATTGACTCGTGAACAGAAACTGGCGCTACATATTGATGGTGCTCGTATTTTTAATGCCGCCGTGGCATTGAATGTCCCTCTGAGCGAAATCACCCAATATTGCGATACCCTGACAATTTGCCTCTCTAAAGGGTTGGGCGCACCTGTTGGCTCATTACTGTGTGGCAGCGCGGAATACATTAAACGCGCGCGTCGTTGGCGCAAAATGACCGGCGGCGGCATGCGTCAGGCCGGAATTCTGGCAGCAGCAGGGCTGTATGCATTAGAGCATAATGTGGCGCGACTAAAAGATGACCATGACAATGCCCTCTGGCTGGAGCAACAACTGCGTGCGCTAGGGGTAGAGATAGTGGCTCCGGGAGCGCAAACCAATGTGCTGTATATTCAGCAATCTAGCGAGCTAGCCGCCAAACTGGGCCCGTGGATGCGCGAACGTGGAGTATTAATCAGCGCTGGCCCAATCACCAGAATGATTACTCACATCAATATTAACCGTACGGATTTGGAGAAAGTCGTCGCGCTATGGCGTGAGTTTTTGAGCGAGCAGCGCTCATGA
- a CDS encoding DUF2867 domain-containing protein: MTPQRILVLGASGYIGQHLVPRLSQQGHVVTAAARRIEWLKEQPWPGVDCRFVDLYQPSTLITALQDIDVVYYLVHGMGDGQDLIEQERLAATNMKTALQQSPSVKQIIYLSALQPDDNSSSHLIARKLTGDLLCQSGIPVTELRASIIVGPGSAAFEIMRDMVYNLPILTPPRWVRSKSSPVALENLLIYLTELLNHPASENRIFDVAGPEYISYQTMFERFIAISGKRRWLVPIPLPTRFISVYFINMVTSVPTSIASALIEGLNHDLPADGQALQALIPQQLISFDDAVKETLRREDEVVDSPDWGYDPEARARWRPGYGFYPKQAGCQLDTSASSEALWHVVQQIGGKEGYFYGNPLWKTRAWMDDLAGGGVVYGRPDRETLELGDLIDGWKVITLKPLRQLAMMFGMKAPGLGRLTFTIKDLGGRRSFDVRAWWHPAGFNGLLYWFVMMPAHLFIFRGMAKRITTLAVQYDRERNHKSDE, translated from the coding sequence ATGACACCGCAGCGGATATTGGTGCTGGGCGCCAGTGGCTATATTGGTCAGCATCTGGTGCCGAGACTCAGTCAGCAAGGGCATGTGGTCACTGCGGCGGCCCGCCGTATCGAGTGGCTAAAAGAGCAACCCTGGCCGGGGGTTGATTGCCGTTTTGTCGATCTTTATCAGCCCTCAACCCTTATTACCGCGCTACAAGATATTGATGTCGTCTATTATCTGGTACATGGCATGGGTGACGGGCAGGATTTGATTGAGCAGGAACGCCTGGCCGCCACCAATATGAAAACAGCGCTCCAACAAAGTCCATCTGTAAAACAGATCATTTATCTCAGTGCATTACAGCCGGATGATAACAGTTCCTCTCATCTGATTGCCCGCAAACTAACCGGTGATCTGCTTTGTCAAAGTGGTATTCCGGTGACGGAGCTGCGCGCCAGTATTATCGTCGGCCCCGGTTCTGCCGCTTTTGAAATTATGCGCGATATGGTTTATAACCTGCCCATTCTGACACCACCGCGCTGGGTGCGCTCAAAGTCATCACCGGTTGCGCTGGAAAACTTGCTGATTTACTTAACGGAATTACTCAATCATCCGGCCTCAGAAAACCGCATTTTTGATGTCGCCGGGCCGGAATACATTAGCTATCAAACGATGTTCGAGCGCTTTATTGCCATCAGTGGTAAACGGCGCTGGCTGGTCCCCATTCCGCTCCCTACGCGCTTTATCTCGGTTTATTTCATTAATATGGTGACGTCGGTGCCCACGTCAATTGCCAGCGCATTGATTGAAGGGCTGAATCACGATCTACCTGCGGATGGTCAAGCTTTACAGGCACTTATCCCCCAGCAACTGATCAGTTTTGACGATGCTGTCAAAGAGACATTACGCCGTGAAGACGAAGTGGTGGATTCACCCGACTGGGGTTATGACCCCGAGGCTCGCGCCCGCTGGCGACCGGGTTATGGCTTTTATCCCAAACAAGCCGGCTGCCAACTCGATACCTCGGCATCCAGCGAAGCACTGTGGCATGTGGTACAGCAAATTGGCGGCAAAGAAGGTTATTTCTATGGTAATCCATTATGGAAAACCCGCGCCTGGATGGATGATCTTGCCGGTGGCGGTGTCGTTTATGGCCGTCCGGATAGGGAAACACTGGAATTAGGTGACTTGATTGATGGCTGGAAAGTTATCACGCTCAAACCGCTGCGTCAGTTGGCAATGATGTTTGGCATGAAAGCACCGGGCCTTGGGCGGTTAACCTTTACCATCAAGGATTTGGGTGGACGACGCAGTTTTGATGTTCGGGCATGGTGGCATCCGGCGGGCTTTAATGGATTACTGTATTGGTTTGTGATGATGCCAGCTCATCTGTTTATTTTCCGCGGAATGGCAAAACGCATCACCACCCTAGCGGTGCAATATGACCGCGAACGCAACCATAAAAGCGATGAATAA
- a CDS encoding NAD-dependent epimerase/dehydratase family protein: MKVLVTGATCGLGRNAVEYLRRQGIKVIATGNNPAMGALLSKMGAEFIHADLTNLVSSQAKAMLADVDTLWHCSSFTSPWGTEQAFELANVRATRRLGEWAAAYGVENFIHISSPAIYFDYHHHRNIQEDFRPARFANEFARSKAAGEEVIQQLALSNPQTHFTILRPQGLFGPHDTVMLPRLLQMIKYYGTLLLPRGGDALVDMTYQENAVHAMWLATQSQNTPSGRVYNITNQQPRPLRTIVQHLLEELDMPCRIRSVPYPMLDIMARAMEKLGNKAEKEPILTHYGVAKLNFDLTLDTHRAELELGYRPQVSLDEGIIRTARWLKEHGKLNTG; this comes from the coding sequence ATGAAGGTATTGGTCACCGGTGCAACCTGTGGGTTAGGCCGAAATGCCGTTGAATATCTCCGTCGTCAGGGTATCAAAGTTATCGCCACCGGCAATAATCCGGCGATGGGTGCATTATTGTCAAAAATGGGCGCTGAATTTATTCATGCGGACCTGACGAATCTGGTTTCCTCGCAGGCGAAAGCTATGCTGGCTGATGTCGATACGCTGTGGCATTGCTCCAGTTTTACCTCGCCGTGGGGCACAGAGCAGGCTTTCGAGCTGGCCAATGTCCGCGCCACACGCCGCCTGGGCGAATGGGCCGCTGCTTATGGTGTGGAAAATTTTATTCATATATCCTCACCGGCCATTTATTTCGATTATCACCACCATCGTAATATTCAGGAAGACTTCCGCCCAGCACGTTTCGCCAATGAATTCGCACGAAGCAAGGCGGCGGGAGAGGAAGTGATTCAACAATTAGCGCTGTCCAACCCGCAAACTCATTTCACTATTTTGCGCCCGCAAGGTCTCTTCGGCCCGCACGACACCGTGATGCTGCCGCGCCTGCTGCAAATGATTAAGTATTATGGCACTCTGCTGCTACCCCGTGGTGGTGATGCACTGGTGGACATGACCTACCAGGAAAATGCCGTACATGCGATGTGGTTAGCAACCCAAAGCCAGAATACGCCGTCTGGTAGAGTTTATAATATTACGAATCAGCAACCCCGCCCGCTGCGCACCATCGTGCAACATCTGCTGGAAGAGTTGGATATGCCCTGCCGTATTCGCTCAGTGCCCTACCCGATGTTGGATATCATGGCCCGAGCTATGGAAAAACTGGGAAATAAAGCCGAAAAGGAACCTATATTGACCCATTATGGTGTCGCAAAACTTAATTTTGATCTGACGCTGGATACCCATCGCGCTGAATTAGAATTAGGGTATCGCCCGCAGGTGTCATTGGATGAAGGTATTATCCGCACGGCCCGTTGGTTAAAAGAGCACGGCAAGCTCAACACGGGTTAA
- a CDS encoding lipoprotein, with the protein MKKKNIALILPLAILLSACSNTVDPAYKDISSRTAPCIDGGPDTVAQKFYDLRVQQIGNKSGLPDDNLSAQFRPYLSQALYEQIQTARKQAGNRTSSGVNSTQTINGDIFSSLREGSTSADVASASTIPNTDARNIPLRVNLTHQSAGGQSVMWQDEVLMIREGTCWVVDDIRFMGVSAPAGSLRQLLGDR; encoded by the coding sequence ATGAAAAAGAAAAATATTGCCCTGATTCTTCCTCTGGCCATTCTGCTTAGCGCTTGTAGTAATACCGTTGACCCAGCCTATAAAGATATTAGCAGCCGCACAGCCCCTTGTATTGACGGTGGGCCGGATACGGTAGCGCAAAAATTCTATGACCTGCGGGTTCAGCAAATTGGTAATAAGAGTGGCTTGCCCGATGATAATCTGTCAGCCCAATTTCGCCCTTATCTGAGCCAGGCACTTTATGAACAGATTCAAACAGCCAGAAAACAAGCAGGCAATCGCACCTCTTCTGGAGTAAATAGTACACAAACCATTAATGGCGATATCTTCAGCAGCTTACGTGAAGGTAGCACCAGCGCGGATGTTGCCAGTGCTTCAACCATTCCCAATACTGATGCGCGGAATATTCCCTTACGCGTCAATTTGACGCACCAGTCGGCGGGTGGGCAGTCAGTGATGTGGCAAGACGAAGTGTTGATGATCCGCGAAGGAACCTGCTGGGTTGTCGATGATATCCGCTTTATGGGCGTCTCTGCCCCAGCAGGAAGCCTGCGGCAGCTATTGGGTGATCGCTAA